AGGAGTTGTATAAGAACCCTGAACTGGCGGCTAAGTATACAAAATGGGGTATGAAAGCAATGAACCAGCATTGCAGCATGGAAGTATTAACAGGCATGAGCAGGTTTGCAGAGAAAGCAGATCACAAGGCAGAAGCTAAGCAGTACATGAACTGGGCTGCTGAAAAAGCGGAAGCTATGGGCATGACCGATGCCGCCACATCTTATAGAAGTGCAGCAGAAAAAATGTAAATCATCTGCCTGATAAAACAAAAATCCCCGTCTCTAATGAGTAGAGACGGGGATTTTTTATAAAAAGAAAATAAAATCGCGTTGCTTAAAAAGCAGTCAATTAAGCGCTAACAGCTTTGTTAACCAGTGCAGCTGCTTCGCTCAGGAGGATAGCAGACTGTACTTTCAGGCCTGATTTTTCGATCAGTTCTTTAGCTTCAGCAGCATTGGTACCCTGCAGACGTACGATGATAGGTACGTTGATGGTGCCAATAGACTGGTAAGCGTCGATAACACCCTGTGCAACCCTGTCGCAACGAACGATACCACCAAAGATATTGATGAGGATCGCTTTTACTTTAGGATCTTTCAGGATGATACGGAAACCTGCTTCAACGGTCTGAGCGTTTGCAGTACCTCCTACGTCCAGGAAGTTAGCAGGCTCACCGCCAGACAGTTTGATCATATCCATGGTAGCCATTGCCAGACCGGCGCCGTTTACCATACAACCTACGTTACCGTCGAGTTTTACGAAGTTCAGGTTGAATTTACCTGCTTCTACTTCGGTTGGATCTTCTTCGGTGATGTCGCGCATAGCTTCCAGGTCTGCATGACGCATTAAAGCGTTATCGTCCAGGTTTAATTTAGCATCAACAGCGATGATTTTTTCGTCGCTGGTTTTGAACAGCGGGTTGATTTCCAGCATGCTGGCATCCAGTCCTACGTAAGCATTGTACAGGTTAGTTACGAATTTAACCATGTTTTTGAATGCCTCACCGCTCAGACCGAGGTTGAAAGCGATGTTACGTGCCTGGAATGGCTGCAGGGTCATGTTAGGACGAACCCACTCTTTGAATATTTTTTCTGGTGTGCTGTGAGCAACTTCTTCGATATCCATACCACCTTCAGTGGAGTACATGATAACGTTCATGCTTTTAGCACGATCCAGCAGGACAGACAGGTAGAATTCTTTTACCGGGTTAGGACCAGGATAGTAAACATCCTGAGCTACCAGTACTTTATTTACCAGTTTACCAGCTTCACCAGTCTGAATGGTCACCAGGGTGCCACCCAGAATGTTGCCAGCAATGGTTTTAACATCTTCCGCATTTTTTCCTACGGCCACACCTCTCTGTTCTGTACCACGGATTTTACCCTTACCGCGTCCACCAGCATGAATCTGTGCTTTTACAACAGCAAATTCATTACCGTAAGTAACTTTCAATTGTTTGTAAGCCTCGGCGGCCGCTTCAGGAGTATCTACCGGAATACCTTCCTGTACCGGTACGTTATATTTTTTCAACAGTTCTTTAGCCTGGTACTCGTGTAAGTTCATCGGAATAAAATTTGCCGCTAAAATAGGTCATTATGATTTAAATATAAAACTCAGTCATTTGTGAATTAAAAAATAACTTTGCGCCGGTTAGCCGGTAATCCGATATTGCAGTAAATTATCGTCCGTCTTTCATTGAAATTAAACGAATTAACGAAAAAGTAAATATGAGCGAACTCACCGATCAGATTAAAGCAGCGAGTGATTATATCAGTAAATTCTGGAATGAAAAGCCACTGGCGGGCGTTATCCTGGGTTCTGGCCTGGGCGACCTGGTGGAAGATATTGAAGATCCAATCGAAATTCCTTATAAAGACATCCCGCATTTTCCGGTATCGACCGTAGAAGGCCATTCCGGTAAGCTGATCCTGGGTTTCATGGGCGACAGACCTATCGTTGCCATGGCAGGCCGCTTCCATTATTATGAAGGCTTCTCTATGAAACAGGTGACTTTCCCGGTTAGAGTAATGAAGGAGCTGGGTATCCATACCCTCTTCATTTCCAACGCTGCCGGCGGTATGAACCCTGATTTCAGCGTAGGTGACCTGATGATCATCCGCGATCATATCAATCTTCAGCCGGAACATCCGCTGCGTGGACCTAACGAAAGTACCCTCGGCCCACGTTTCCCGGATATGAGCGAGCCTTATAATAAAGAACTGATTTACCGCGCAGTAGAAATTGCAGCCATGAATCAGATCGACCTGCATTCAGGCGTTTACGTAGGCGTTCAGGGCCCAACCTTCGAAACAAGGGCAGAATATAAATATATGCATATCATCGGTGGCGACGCCGTAGGTATGAGCACCGTGCCAGAAGTAATTGTGGCTGCCCACGCCGGTCTGCGCGTATTTGCCATGAGTGTAATCACCGATATCGGTATCCGTGAAGAGGAAAATGTGATTACCCACGAAGAAGTACTGGAAGCTGCAAAAGCTGCAGAACCAAAACTTACCCTTATTTTTAGTGAATTAATCCGACAACTGTAAATGCATCTTCCTTTTCGGATGAGATTTCTGATATTCACGTGCCTGTTCCTCCTGGGAGGATCACAGCTGATGGCACAATTTAATACCAACCGCCTCAACAGCATGGGCGGTGGTGGCGGCGGTGGCGGCGGCAAAATGCAACGCGATACCGCACACCATAAAGAGGAACTGGATACGCTTACATTAAGCTATCGTTACCTGAATGCGCCTTATCAATACACCATCGACTCGCTGGTGAATGATTTCAGCGCGCAGTTCCTGAAAGTGCCCGCCAGTTACATGACTACGGGCAACAGCGGTGGCGCAGCCAGAAACCTGATCGTTTCCCCTTTGATGAAAGCCGGATTCGACGCCGGTTTTCACGCATATGACGTCTACGCCAATACCCACGAAACTGCCAGGTTTTACCACACTACCAAGCCGTATACAGAAATGAACTACCTGGTAGGTAGTAAACAGGAACAGATCATCGGGGTAACCACCACGCAAAACCGTACAGAAAGGTTCAACTTCATGTTTGATTACCGCAAGGTAAATGCACCGGGATACTATAAATCCCAGACTACCAGCCATGATACGTATCGCCTGACGGCACGCTACCAGACTAAAAATAAAAGGGCAAATACCTATCTCGACTTTTATTATAACAACCTGAAAGGCGGAGAAAACGGCGGTATCAGAAATGACTCCTTCCTGCATATCTCCAGTTATAATAACCGTAGAACCATTCCCGTTAACCTCGGGAACGAAAACAGTACTACGTATAACTTCTTCAGTACCAGCATTCCTGTAAAGTCGCAGTACCAGCAGTTAGGGTTGATGATCCAGCAACAGTACGACTGGGGCAACGGTGTCACCATCCATATCAACGACAGTACCGACTATTACAAGTATGACCCTTACTTCAGGGTGCAGTATACCTTCAATCTCCAGAGCGATAACTATCAGTTCATGGATAACAACCCGGATACTGCGTATTACCCTAGCCGTTATGGGATACAGGTAGCGCTGAACGACTCCGCCATGCTGGCCAAACACCAATGGCGATTGTTATCCAACGACTTATCACTGCTATCGTTTCCCGTACGTGGCAACCTGAACCACTTTATTAGTGTGGGTACCAGGTTCGAGAGCCTGCAGGGAACCTTCCTGGATGCCGATATCAGCTTCAGTAACATGGTGTTACATGGAGAATATCGTAACAAGACCAAAAACAACCTTTGGGATTTCTCTGCCAAAGGAGAGTTTTATCTCGCAGGACAAAATATCGGTGATTATAATGTCAGTGGTATGCTGAGGCGCCATCTGAATGATGTACTGGGAGATATGAAGTTGTCTGTTAATAACGTAAACAGAGAACCATCTTATGTTTACAAGTATTTCAACAGTAACAGGACGATCTGGTACAACGAAACGCTGGCAAAGGAAAATATCACACAGTTACAGTTTGCGACCGAGAACCCGAAGCTGAAATATAATCTTGCGGTAAATTATTTCATGTTTACCAACTATACCTACATGAAGGATTATTACCACAGTGCGCAATATGGCTCACTGTTTAACCTGTTGCAGGTGGTGTTCAGCAAGAAATTCACGTTCCATCCGTTTGCATGGTATATCGACGTGGCCTTCCAGCAGGTACATGGCAACGGGCCTATGAACGTGCCTACCCTGTGGACGCGCAACAGGCTTGCCTTCGAGAAAAAACTCTATACCAACCTCAATCTGGTAACTGGTCTTGAGTTTAAGTATAATACAGATTATTATGGCGATGATTATTCTCCGCTGAATGGTCAGTGGGTTTACCAGAATAAGACCAAAGTAAGCTATGTAGCACCGGATATTGCTGCGTTTGCGCATTTCCGTATTAAATCCTTCTCGGCTTTCGTACGTGCGGAAAACCTCAATACCCTGTTTGCCAACAGTAATATGGCGGCGCCGTTGTATCCGTACAACAACTTCGATTTCAGGTTAGGTATACGTTGGTGGTTTATTAACTAATTACGTTTACCGCTTATATAAAACTGGCCCTCATCGACAGCGATGGGGGCTTTTTTTATGGTAAAAAGCCTTATTTTTGTGGCGTAACATGAAGAAATTTTTTGCCATATTATTTGCCGCAGTGTATATCACGCTTACCAGCGGGGTTGCATTGAACCTGCATTACTGCATGGGCAAACTGGCTTCTGTTGATTTGCAGTCGGATGTTGCCGAAATCTGCAATAAATGTAAGAAGCCGGCAAAAAACATGGATTGTTGCCAGGACCTTTTCAAATTCTGTAAAGTAACCGAAAGCCATCATGCAGCACCTGCCATACAGCAGGATTTCAGTATTGCTGCTGCGCTTCAGTTGCCGGTAAAGGTCCTTCCTGAACCAGCAGTAATGGCTATTACTGAACGCCAGGAAATACGCCCGCATGGTCCCCCGGATATCCGGAAAGTCCCCATATTCCTTCAAAACTGCACTTTTCTGATCTGATTTCAGCAATCTTCCCCCAAATGCTCCAATAGGAGTAAATATGTTAATTGCTGAAAAATAAATCTTAACAGATAATAAAAAATCATCAGATCATGAAATTCCTAACACTGATTGTTCTCGCTTTAGGTATCACCTTTGGTGCCAGTGCCCAATATAAAAAAGCAGCTGTTCAGGCTACCGGCCTTACCTGCGCCATGTGTTCCAATGCCACTTTGAAATCATTGGAAACATTATCCTTTGTTGATAAGATTGACACTGACCTGGAAAATACCACCTTCATCCTGTATTTTAAACCAGGAGCGGCCGTGGATATCGATGCCATTAAAAATAAAGTGGAAGATGCCGGATTTTCTGTTGGAAAACTGGTAATAACGGCAAATTTTGATCAGACAGAAGTGAAAAATGATACCCATGTGCCTTTTGCCGGCAGCACCCTTCACTTTATGCATGTGAAAGACCAGGTACTTAAAGGGGATCAGAATCTGACTGTAATTGATAAAGACTTCGTATCTACCAAACAATATAAAAAGTATGCAACTGAAACCAGTATGGCATGCTACAAAACAGGCATGATGGGCGATTGCTGCCACAGCGGTAATAAGGCCTCTAACAGAGTTTATCACGTAACTATCTGATGCTGTTTTATTTATAGGAAGATATATGAAGAGATTAATATTCACAGTGGTGGCCTTACTGGCCATCACTGGTATGGCTACCGCACAGGAATTATATGTTAACAGTGAACCTGCCAGCAATATGCCGGCTAACTCGATGGGGTTCAGGCTCACCGGAAAAGGCATGACGATGGACCAGACAGGTCGTACGGCGCTCAGAGTAGAACCGGAGGTCATGTTTGGTATCACCAAAAAGCTGATGGTACACCTGGCCGCCTACGGTTCAGATATGATGCAATCCAACTTCCGTTTTGAAGGAGGGAGTATCTACGCTAAATACAGGTTCCTGTCGCACGATGAGCAACATGCCCATTTCCGAATGGCAGCCTACGTAAAAGGTTCTTTGATAAACAATCCGATAATGCCTGCACCGGATATGTCGTCCAAACCCTACCGCAATGCGGACTTTGACCTGGATGGCAGCAACAGCGGTATAACTGGCGGGATTATTGCCACTCAGCTGCTGCATAAACTGGCGCTGTCAGGAACGGCAGGTTATACCCGGTATTTGAACAATACCAGGGATAATATACCTCCCGACATGTTTGCCACGGACGCAGTCAATTATACGCTGAGTGCGGGTTACCTGGTATTACCGGTGAAATACAAAAGCTATAAACAAACGAATCTGAACCTCTATGTGGAGTTGCTGGGGAAAACCAACCTGACCAACACCGCATTGGCAAAAGGTAGTTACATTGATGTAGCGCCGGCTGTACAGTTCATCTTCAATAGTGTCACGCGACTGGATTTTTCGTACAGGACGCAGCTGGCAGGAAGTATGGACAGAAATGTCTATAATTCGTTTTTAGTAAGATTAGAACATAATATCTTTAATGTTTTAAAGAAATAACCACCATGTCGAAAAACGAGGCGACTACCGAACTTTTCGTTAAAAATATGGTCTGCCCGCGTTGTATCAAGGTGGTAACCTCCATACTTGAAGACAAGGGCCTGACAGTGAAAAAAATGGAGCTTGGAAAGGCGACCATTGCAGGAAAAATAAATGCAGACCAGCTGAATGAGCTGATTCCGGCATTGCAACACGAAGGATTTTTACTGATTGATGATAAGAAACAACAATTGGTTGCAGCCATTAAGAGTATCATTGTTGACACCGTCCATTACTCTGATCTGGATGAGTTAAAAGAGAATTTTTCTACGCTGTTATCAACGCGTTTACAGAAAGATTATCATCTGCTCAGCAGCTTGTTCTCTGAACTGGAAGGCACTACCATTGAACAGTATATCATCCAGCAGAAAATTGAAAGAGTGAAGGAATTGTTGCGATATAATGAATTGAGTCTGAGTGAAATAAGTTACCAATTGGGCTACAGTAGTGTGGCGCATTTGTCTGCCCAGTTCAAAAAAGTTACCGGAATGACGCCGAGTCAGTTCCGGCAGCAACCGGAAGGAGGACGTATTTCGCTGGACGAAATTTAAAAATAATATAACCGTTAACGGTAGACGATAGTTGTTTTAGTTTTAGTTTTTAAGAGGCTGCTAATCGTGGCAGCCTCTTTTTTAAAATTGTGAGGTATGAAAAAGGTTTTAACCGGTTTTTTGAAATTCCTGCAATCACTTTTTGTGAAGAAGGATTGTTGCAGGTAATATTTAATAACAGAAAATTTCCGGCACAGTATTCGCAAATTGCTATCTTTACTTAGCGATTAACTGCAGATGAAGAACAAGAAATTAATTATCAGCTTTCTATTAGGATCTGGAGTATTTGTACTGTTAGCCTGTGGAAATAATAAGAAAAAGTACACTGCCCCAAAACAAAAACAAATAGTTGTCAACGTCAGGGAACTGGACGAAGTAGTGAAAGAAAGTATTTCAGAACGTCTTTCCTTACTCTCGGATAACGATGGCCTTTTAGAGGATAGTATCCGCGCCTTTCGTTCCCAGGCACTCCAGGATTTTTACCAGGTACATGCACATCAGGCCGAATGGTCTGACCATGGAAAAATCCATCCTGTAGCGGATTCCATGATGGAATGGATCCAACACGCCGAAGAAGTAGGATTGTTGCCGGCACAATACCATGCCAATGCATTATCCCAGACCTTCGATCAGTTACACAATGATGCCAACGCCCGC
This window of the Chitinophaga sp. Cy-1792 genome carries:
- the sucC gene encoding ADP-forming succinate--CoA ligase subunit beta produces the protein MNLHEYQAKELLKKYNVPVQEGIPVDTPEAAAEAYKQLKVTYGNEFAVVKAQIHAGGRGKGKIRGTEQRGVAVGKNAEDVKTIAGNILGGTLVTIQTGEAGKLVNKVLVAQDVYYPGPNPVKEFYLSVLLDRAKSMNVIMYSTEGGMDIEEVAHSTPEKIFKEWVRPNMTLQPFQARNIAFNLGLSGEAFKNMVKFVTNLYNAYVGLDASMLEINPLFKTSDEKIIAVDAKLNLDDNALMRHADLEAMRDITEEDPTEVEAGKFNLNFVKLDGNVGCMVNGAGLAMATMDMIKLSGGEPANFLDVGGTANAQTVEAGFRIILKDPKVKAILINIFGGIVRCDRVAQGVIDAYQSIGTINVPIIVRLQGTNAAEAKELIEKSGLKVQSAILLSEAAALVNKAVSA
- a CDS encoding purine-nucleoside phosphorylase, yielding MSELTDQIKAASDYISKFWNEKPLAGVILGSGLGDLVEDIEDPIEIPYKDIPHFPVSTVEGHSGKLILGFMGDRPIVAMAGRFHYYEGFSMKQVTFPVRVMKELGIHTLFISNAAGGMNPDFSVGDLMIIRDHINLQPEHPLRGPNESTLGPRFPDMSEPYNKELIYRAVEIAAMNQIDLHSGVYVGVQGPTFETRAEYKYMHIIGGDAVGMSTVPEVIVAAHAGLRVFAMSVITDIGIREEENVITHEEVLEAAKAAEPKLTLIFSELIRQL
- a CDS encoding putative porin, which produces MRFLIFTCLFLLGGSQLMAQFNTNRLNSMGGGGGGGGGKMQRDTAHHKEELDTLTLSYRYLNAPYQYTIDSLVNDFSAQFLKVPASYMTTGNSGGAARNLIVSPLMKAGFDAGFHAYDVYANTHETARFYHTTKPYTEMNYLVGSKQEQIIGVTTTQNRTERFNFMFDYRKVNAPGYYKSQTTSHDTYRLTARYQTKNKRANTYLDFYYNNLKGGENGGIRNDSFLHISSYNNRRTIPVNLGNENSTTYNFFSTSIPVKSQYQQLGLMIQQQYDWGNGVTIHINDSTDYYKYDPYFRVQYTFNLQSDNYQFMDNNPDTAYYPSRYGIQVALNDSAMLAKHQWRLLSNDLSLLSFPVRGNLNHFISVGTRFESLQGTFLDADISFSNMVLHGEYRNKTKNNLWDFSAKGEFYLAGQNIGDYNVSGMLRRHLNDVLGDMKLSVNNVNREPSYVYKYFNSNRTIWYNETLAKENITQLQFATENPKLKYNLAVNYFMFTNYTYMKDYYHSAQYGSLFNLLQVVFSKKFTFHPFAWYIDVAFQQVHGNGPMNVPTLWTRNRLAFEKKLYTNLNLVTGLEFKYNTDYYGDDYSPLNGQWVYQNKTKVSYVAPDIAAFAHFRIKSFSAFVRAENLNTLFANSNMAAPLYPYNNFDFRLGIRWWFIN
- a CDS encoding heavy-metal-associated domain-containing protein, with the protein product MKFLTLIVLALGITFGASAQYKKAAVQATGLTCAMCSNATLKSLETLSFVDKIDTDLENTTFILYFKPGAAVDIDAIKNKVEDAGFSVGKLVITANFDQTEVKNDTHVPFAGSTLHFMHVKDQVLKGDQNLTVIDKDFVSTKQYKKYATETSMACYKTGMMGDCCHSGNKASNRVYHVTI
- a CDS encoding AraC family transcriptional regulator, with translation MSKNEATTELFVKNMVCPRCIKVVTSILEDKGLTVKKMELGKATIAGKINADQLNELIPALQHEGFLLIDDKKQQLVAAIKSIIVDTVHYSDLDELKENFSTLLSTRLQKDYHLLSSLFSELEGTTIEQYIIQQKIERVKELLRYNELSLSEISYQLGYSSVAHLSAQFKKVTGMTPSQFRQQPEGGRISLDEI